Below is a window of Impatiens glandulifera chromosome 2, dImpGla2.1, whole genome shotgun sequence DNA.
TCTGTTTCATGTTAATTCTCTGTGTTCCTCTATAATGTTAACTACCAAAGTACCATGTTACTGAGGAGTTTAATCTCATGTGCATCTATCATCTTACATCTTCATCATTAGTGATCGTATATGTTTGTGATGTCATTAGCAGCCTTGTGCAAAACATTGCTTACAAATGTCTTGGCATCATATGGAATGGTAGATTTCATCCCATTTAGTTccaatttggaaacactttttgtATGTAGATCCGGATTCATATGAGAagttgtaaataaatatttggaaacacttttttttttctctcaaagtATTTCATCTGTATGTGGATCCATAAGAGATCATGTTTGGAAATagaaattagttaaattaaaaaatttatgggTGGCTTTTCATCTTGATTCGAATCCAGACCGAGATCTAGAATGTGTTTCCATGTAGGCCCTATGTATAGCCACGCCATTTCACAAACTATTGCTGATGCCTCTCACATAATTATTCAAAGATTTTTTTCTTGGATCCTATGGAATCTTTTTATGGGTTTGCAATTAATAACAATCATGATAATTTTATCTGAAGGATGTCGATCGATATGGTTTATCGCTTTAGAATGTTAACAATGGTTATGGATACTTTTATCAAGAAGAGTTAAAGGAAAGTTCCACAATATGACATTTACAAAATCTGGTTCTCTTGGTTTTCAGACTGAATTTTggatatttcatttatatttgcTTGCAGTATAAATTTTTCGTGGATGGAGAATGGCGCCATGATGAGCATCAACCTTTTGAAAGTGGAAATTATGGTGTTGTTAACACTATCTTCTTAGGTATGGAGCTTGAAACAAGTCCTACACCTAACAGATCTAATATGGAAGTGGATGTTGATACAGTTGTTCAATTGGTAAGTTTTTTGTTTCAGTAACCTACTCAATTAGTTTGGAATATTTTAGAACCTAAAATCTGCTGGCATATGTGGAATTTTGTTACCAGAGACTGCTACCTGGTCTCTGTAgtttcatgattaactatacATTACTGCTTCCAATAAAAATTGTTGAGATGTCTAGGTGAAATTTCTGTACTGATTACCTGGACTTTAAAATGTTTTTTGTAACTTGGGGGTGGGGGTTTGTGGGAGTGTGCGGCAATTGGTAGTGGAACGAGAAAAATGTGCTATCAATAGTATGCTTTGTTATTTTTCTGAAACAACTCTGTCTTTCCAGAATGATGCCCCTAAGCTATCAGTGAGTGACATTGAGATTTCTCGCCATCGTATATCTGCATTTCTATCTACACATACAACATATGAGTTGCTTCCAGAATCGGGCAAGGTTTGACAACTTAACCAGTTAGTCTTTTCTGTCATTTTTTCCTGCATTGGTTGATATCATCTACTATTGCAGGTCATTGTTTTGGATGTGAGTCTACCTGTGAAACAAGCATTTCATATCCTTTATGAACAGGTAAACCGTGTATATATACCTATTTGGTATGGATGTGTATGAGAACctaaatttgaaatttagatatgGGTACTACATATGATATGGACATATTGAACATATATTCTTTGAGCTCAATGCCAACTAGGCCCATTATCTTACTTGCATTAAAGCTTTCTTTGTTGCTACTTAATATTGGATGTTGCATGTGTCATTAGAATCTTTACTGACTTGCTTAAAAAAATGCACTTGAACTACTGTTCCTTTTTCAGTATTAGTGAGGTGATTTTACTTTTACATTATGTTGGCATGTCCTTCTCAGAGATAAGTCAATGTACAGTTGCTCTTCTCCAAGTTCCTAGGGTGTACtcgtttttcttttatttatttattttgtcaaatgtTAATTGCACATTATATCTTGAATACTTCTTGAAACCACCATGTATGGTTAATAATTTCAGGGTATTTCCATGGCCCCTCTATGGGATGTTTTCAAGGGTCAGTTTGTTGGAGTTCTTAGTGCATCTGACTTCATTTTAATTCTACAAGAGGTATTATTCCTTTCTGTTAAGGCACTGTTTTATCAACAATTCACAAAAAGTTGTTTTCTTTGTTGGTCCATTTTCTTATCCATAAATTCATACCTTTTTTGGATGCCACTAATGACCAATGAGAAAGAAGTGATTTTCCGCTTGTTATTACAAAGGATGGTTGTTCTTCTATAATATTTACTGAGACAAAGTCAAGGTAATTTATTAATACACgataaaatttattgtttgaaGTGATTGTGTATCTAGGAGACTTCATATTCAGTTTTATGAGTTGATTTTAAACATTTTGTCTATTAACCATGCGTGGGGACCCAGGGTGTTGGGTGGTAGAGGAAGCAAGGCATATCTTTGGTGTTAATATGTTGATTTTCTATTGGAAATATCCATCTTTCTTTGCCTGCTACAACGTGATCTAAGTCTTGGATTTATGGTGTGATTTTTCCTTCAGGAGTCCTTTGATCTTACAATATTTCTGCATGATTGATTCCTTAGATAAATGAATTTAAGacaatatatgtatttattacATCTAATGGTATTTGCTTCTATTTTTGGTGCAATAAACACAATTAGGATTGTAAAAAGTAGTGATTGATGCTAATGGACTATTTCCATTCATTATTAAGTGAAGAATCGGAAAAAAAAATCCCTGCACTATGAAGAACATAACATTCATTTTCGTTCTTATTCATTGATCCCTTCAATTTGTTCTAGTGGATAATCTATGCTTTAACTCTCAATGTCATCCCTGTTTTCTGGGATTATGCATTTCCTTGTTGGCCGACTTCATCTTATTCGTTTTCATGgattttttatgtcattttctttTGGACTAAGGTTAAATTTAAAGAAGCTTTGTTTTCTAAATCCTTCAGATAGAATATCTGGATGATGTACCATCTTAAATTTTGATCCTTTTTGTAATATCTCTAGCTCGGACATCATGGATCAAATTTGACAGAGGAAGAACTTGAAACGCATACTATATCAGCTTGGAAAGATGGAAAAATATATCTTAACCGGCAATTTGATGGTATCAGCAGACCATCTCCAAGAGGTCTTGTACATGTGAGTGAACCCTGCTCACTGTATTCCTCACCTAAACCTGTGAAGGTTTCTTTCAACTAAAACATGTTTCAAGTGCTTGTTTCTTAAATCAACTTTTACTTAATACAGGCCGGTCCTTATGATTCTCTAAGAGACGTTGCTTTGAAAATTCTGCAAAATAAAGTTGCCACAGTTCCCATTATCCACTCTTCTTCACCAGATGGCTCAAGTCCACAGCTTCTACATCTTTCTACTCTCTCGGGAATTTTGAAATGTAAGCATTAAGCAGTATAGGTGCAGTTTACTTTAGGTAGTGATCTGTCAATCAAACTTGGTTCTGTATTCAGGCATTTGCAGGTACTTCAGACATTCATCTAGCTCTTTGCCAATTCTTCAACAGCCAATCTCTTCACTTCCCATATGTACATGGGTCCCAAAAATTGGGGAATCTGGTGGCCGGCCATTTGCTATGTTAAGACCGAATGCTTCTCTTGGGGCTGCTTTATCTTTATTAGTTCAAGGTGATCTCTTCTTTCATAGTGACATTTTCTATATTAAactgtaatgtttttttaataacattgtccttttctaacttttattttatatataatgtatttggATGCTATTACCCTtgtgtttgaaaaataatacGGTTGCCAAAAATTGTGATCCTTTATATAGAGAATATGCTACATGCAGTCATGAATCAGACGATTTATCTTCGGAAATGCTAGAAATCCCCTGATAACTAAATTGGAATCATGTTATTCTCACTCGtgaatatataaaagtaaaaagtaTTGAGAAATCTTGAGTAAAAAAGGGTAAGTGTTTCACATACACAACAGACTTGCTGAAAGATCTTTTTTGCCTCTCTTTCTTGTGTTGTATGGAAATTTGGATTAGATATGGGTATCATATGTAGATAAACATATCTAACCCGAGAACTGACCTCGTTTCAGATGTGGTACATCTGTTTCAGAAGTTAGTTGAATGTCTTATTTAATCTTTGTCTATATTCTAAGAACAATTTTCCCCAAAGGCCCGATGTCTTCTTTTGTCTCTCAGAATTTATGTCTCCTAAACAAACATGTTTTGTTTACAAGCTGCCGTGTTATTGTGGATTTGTCTGTGAGGATCCTTTCTTAGCCActtatgaaatgaaagtcatACATAATGTCCATTTTGAGAGTTTCTTTGTTACACCTTATAGTCATAAGGTATGATAATAAATGTTTGAATTCTGaagaacttttattttaatttccttAAATTTGGTTGCAGCTGAAGTTAGCTCGATACCTATAGTGGATGAGAATGACTCCTTACTCGATATTTATTGTCGAAGGTAATATTCAACTTGTTGAATAATGTGCTAATGATACTTGGGAAGAGTTTCTATATGAATTTCTTGTACTTAGAGATgccatttttgttgttgtttttgtgATAGTGATATTACAGCTCTGGCGAAAAATAGAGCTTATGCTCAAATTCGTCTTGACGAAATGAGTATTAATCAGGTACACTCTATTACCCATTTCTGGAATTCTTGACATATACCAAGAGCcttttttaaaaccaaataaCTAATATGTAATTTGGCTTGTTAATTGAAGGCATTGCAACTGGGACAAGATGCAAGTTTACCTAATGGTTATTTTGGAGGGCAGAGATGTCATATGTGTTTGAGATCCGATCCATTACACAAAGTGATAGAAAGGCTTGCAAATCCTGgtataataaatgaaaacaatccatcttcatcattttttaaaattttattttgccTTGCTTTGAtcatattttcttcattttggaTAACAAAAATTTCACACGTTTCAGGCGTGCAAAGACTCGTGGTTGTGGAAGCGGGAAGCAAACGCATTGAAGGCATTGTCTCACTAAGTGATGTTTTCAAGTTCCTGCTCCTCGGATAGAGGTTAACTGAAATCAACCTTCTTTGTGAGGACTGTTTTAATTGTTTGTTCTTCTTCACCTTTCCAAAGACCCCCATCATTCCATTCCGAATCCTAGTGTTAGGAAAAATCTGTAAATTTGGGAACACGGTTTTCATTTGTTATTGTGCGTTTTTTTAACCACCATATCATCTATGCCAATGCTCTTCT
It encodes the following:
- the LOC124928154 gene encoding sucrose nonfermenting 4-like protein, coding for MFASASDAPHNSSGATRQLLIPTRFVWPYGGRRVFLTGSFTRWVDHIPMSPVEGCPSVFQVVRNLAHGHHQYKFFVDGEWRHDEHQPFESGNYGVVNTIFLGMELETSPTPNRSNMEVDVDTVVQLNDAPKLSVSDIEISRHRISAFLSTHTTYELLPESGKVIVLDVSLPVKQAFHILYEQGISMAPLWDVFKGQFVGVLSASDFILILQELGHHGSNLTEEELETHTISAWKDGKIYLNRQFDGISRPSPRGLVHAGPYDSLRDVALKILQNKVATVPIIHSSSPDGSSPQLLHLSTLSGILKCICRYFRHSSSSLPILQQPISSLPICTWVPKIGESGGRPFAMLRPNASLGAALSLLVQAEVSSIPIVDENDSLLDIYCRSDITALAKNRAYAQIRLDEMSINQALQLGQDASLPNGYFGGQRCHMCLRSDPLHKVIERLANPGVQRLVVVEAGSKRIEGIVSLSDVFKFLLLG